In the genome of Magnolia sinica isolate HGM2019 chromosome 2, MsV1, whole genome shotgun sequence, one region contains:
- the LOC131237774 gene encoding peptidyl-prolyl cis-trans isomerase CYP26-2, chloroplastic isoform X2 produces MRQSLLKALNSSPQIFNPPQPNSYTHHRSTFKSTPSISRHTCKISRRDLTIRGPSSSLLLLLGTCSDAIDPFRSSKARADEGPADIGGKEENSNTDSDARFDDSPTSISNGGKEDNSNSNNEVSLDEVPADNSNGGKEENSNADGEVGLEDGPRDIADGGKEENSNADSCTERMPTKRAFLDISIDGEPVGRIVIGLYGDKTPAGAARFSGLISGAAGISYRRKEFVKIMPNYVQHGGVRSYGVDAELAKRTGSDLVVDSLVEEWEKATERCPGIKNVAGTVGIVVRDPSKPPPKLKLVARKGKLEIDQEEVGKDPNGTEFVMSTKDSPELDLSTLVIGRVLDGMDVVEKISKVKTVQENTASPYFRVAKLIGDKRAVVAERGFNRPYSKILVTNCGLIN; encoded by the exons ATGAGGCAGAGTCTGCTAAAAGCCTTGAATTCATCACCCCAGATTTTCAATCCACCACAACCCAATTCATACACCCATCATCGCTCCAcattcaaatccacaccgtccatttccaGGCACACCTGCAAGATCTCGCGCCGCGACCTTACGATCCGTGGGCCATCCTCATCTCTTCTCTTGCTCTTAGGAACATGTTCCGACGCCATCGATCCGTTCCGCTCATCCAAAGCTCGGGCCGACGAAGGCCCTGCCGACATCGGCGGGAAAGAAGAGAATTCAAACACGGACAGCGATGCTCGATTCGACGACAGCCCCACCAGCATTAGTAATGGCGGGAAAGAAGACAATTCAAATTCCAACAACGAAGTTAGTTTGGACGAAGTCCCCGCCGATAACAGTAATGGCGGGAAAGAGGAGAATTCAAATGCAGACGGTGAAGTTGGTTTGGAAGATG GCCCCCGCGACATTGCTGATGGCGGGAAAGAGGAGAATTCAAATGCTGATAGCTGCACGGAAAGAATGCCTACGAAGCGAGCCTTCTTGGACATCTCCATTGATGGTGAGCCGGTGGGCCGCATAGTCATCGGTCTCTACGGAGACAAAACACCAGCGGGCGCCGCCAGATTCTCTGGCCTGATTAGTGGGGCGGCAGGTATTAGTTATAGAAGAAAGGAATTTGTGAAGATCATGCCCAAttacgtacaacatggtggggtgcGATCATACGGTGTGGATGCCGAGCTTGCGAAGAGGACGGGGAGCGATCTGGTGGTGGATAGTCTGGTGGAAGAGTGGGAAAAGGCGACTGAGAGGTGCCCCGGGATAAAGAATGTAGCAGGGACGGTGGGGATTGTCGTCAGGGATCCTTCGAAGCCACCTCCGAAGCTGAAGCTGGTGGCCCGAAAAGGGAAGCTGGAGATTGATCAGGAGGAAGTTGGGAAGGACCCGAATGGAACGGAGTTTGTAATGAGCACCAAAGACTCGCCGGAGCTGGATTTGTCGACGCTGGTGATTGGAAGagttttggatggtatggatgtggTGGAGAAGATCTCCAAGGTGAAGACTGTGCAGGAGAACACAGCCTCTCCTTACTTCAG GGTGGCCAAGTTGATTGGAGATAAGCGGGCCGTCGTTgcagaaagaggcttcaatcggCCTTATTCGAAGATTCTTGTCACCAATTGCGGCTTGATCAATTAA
- the LOC131237774 gene encoding peptidyl-prolyl cis-trans isomerase CYP26-2, chloroplastic isoform X1, translating to MRQSLLKALNSSPQIFNPPQPNSYTHHRSTFKSTPSISRHTCKISRRDLTIRGPSSSLLLLLGTCSDAIDPFRSSKARADEGPADIGGKEENSNTDSDARFDDSPTSISNGGKEDNSNSNNEVSLDEVPADNSNGGKEENSNADGEVGLEDGLGDIGNGGKEEKSNAYNEARLEEGPRDIADGGKEENSNADSCTERMPTKRAFLDISIDGEPVGRIVIGLYGDKTPAGAARFSGLISGAAGISYRRKEFVKIMPNYVQHGGVRSYGVDAELAKRTGSDLVVDSLVEEWEKATERCPGIKNVAGTVGIVVRDPSKPPPKLKLVARKGKLEIDQEEVGKDPNGTEFVMSTKDSPELDLSTLVIGRVLDGMDVVEKISKVKTVQENTASPYFRVAKLIGDKRAVVAERGFNRPYSKILVTNCGLIN from the exons ATGAGGCAGAGTCTGCTAAAAGCCTTGAATTCATCACCCCAGATTTTCAATCCACCACAACCCAATTCATACACCCATCATCGCTCCAcattcaaatccacaccgtccatttccaGGCACACCTGCAAGATCTCGCGCCGCGACCTTACGATCCGTGGGCCATCCTCATCTCTTCTCTTGCTCTTAGGAACATGTTCCGACGCCATCGATCCGTTCCGCTCATCCAAAGCTCGGGCCGACGAAGGCCCTGCCGACATCGGCGGGAAAGAAGAGAATTCAAACACGGACAGCGATGCTCGATTCGACGACAGCCCCACCAGCATTAGTAATGGCGGGAAAGAAGACAATTCAAATTCCAACAACGAAGTTAGTTTGGACGAAGTCCCCGCCGATAACAGTAATGGCGGGAAAGAGGAGAATTCAAATGCAGACGGTGAAGTTGGTTTGGAAGATGGTCTGGGAGATATTGGTAATGGCGGGAAAGAGGAGAAATCAAATGCCTACAATGAAGCTAGATTGGAAGAAGGCCCCCGCGACATTGCTGATGGCGGGAAAGAGGAGAATTCAAATGCTGATAGCTGCACGGAAAGAATGCCTACGAAGCGAGCCTTCTTGGACATCTCCATTGATGGTGAGCCGGTGGGCCGCATAGTCATCGGTCTCTACGGAGACAAAACACCAGCGGGCGCCGCCAGATTCTCTGGCCTGATTAGTGGGGCGGCAGGTATTAGTTATAGAAGAAAGGAATTTGTGAAGATCATGCCCAAttacgtacaacatggtggggtgcGATCATACGGTGTGGATGCCGAGCTTGCGAAGAGGACGGGGAGCGATCTGGTGGTGGATAGTCTGGTGGAAGAGTGGGAAAAGGCGACTGAGAGGTGCCCCGGGATAAAGAATGTAGCAGGGACGGTGGGGATTGTCGTCAGGGATCCTTCGAAGCCACCTCCGAAGCTGAAGCTGGTGGCCCGAAAAGGGAAGCTGGAGATTGATCAGGAGGAAGTTGGGAAGGACCCGAATGGAACGGAGTTTGTAATGAGCACCAAAGACTCGCCGGAGCTGGATTTGTCGACGCTGGTGATTGGAAGagttttggatggtatggatgtggTGGAGAAGATCTCCAAGGTGAAGACTGTGCAGGAGAACACAGCCTCTCCTTACTTCAG GGTGGCCAAGTTGATTGGAGATAAGCGGGCCGTCGTTgcagaaagaggcttcaatcggCCTTATTCGAAGATTCTTGTCACCAATTGCGGCTTGATCAATTAA
- the LOC131237778 gene encoding uncharacterized protein LOC131237778: MATSSSRIQRDLNESWRDAEDDLEDTIDLSQDHIADSSGGNFSSDTPAMRRRGTRGTPSLTPESDCNRDGGASKQRMRPPRPCDVLGISLNTVAEAMRDFGLGNEVNHTTKVLDVLEEVQGLTNLEFIEVGQLLSRDEKLASFFISLRPERRVEWLRRTLRENDVNAVVGSV, encoded by the coding sequence ATGGCCACATCATCCTCTAGGATTCAGCGAGATCTCAATGAGTCCTGGAGAGACGCTGAAGATGATCTGGAGGATACCATTGACCTCTCTCAAGACCACATAGCGGACTCGTCAGGTGGAAATTTTTCCTCAGATACTCCAGCGATGAGAAGACGTGGAACCCGTGGCACTCCTAGTCTGACTCCAGAGTCTGACTGTAACCGAGATGGGGGTGCATCAAAGCAACGTATGAGGCCTCCTCGTCCTTGCGATGTACTCGGCATCTCCCTTAATACCGTTGCAGAGGCTATGCGCGATTTTGGCCTCGGCAATGAGGTAAATCATACTACAAAGGTACTTGATGTTCTTGAGGAGGTGCAAGGGTTGACCAACTTGGAATTTATCGAAGTTGGGCAACTGTTGAGCAGGGACGAGAAGCTGGCATCATTTTTTATTAGTCTTCGACCCGAGAGGCGCGTTGAGTGGCTGAGGAGAACACTCCGCGAGAATGATGTTAATGCAGTAGTTGGGTCGGTCTGA